The following coding sequences lie in one Mesorhizobium sp. NZP2298 genomic window:
- the flhA gene encoding flagellar biosynthesis protein FlhA encodes MAISESIQPGAVAKNGRDIFFALGIVIILAVLFLPIPAFLIDIGLAFSIALSVLILMVALWIQRPLDFSSFPTVLLIATMLRLSLNIATTRMILSHGNEGTHAAGYVIAGFSKLVMASDFVIGLIVFMILIVVNFIVITKGATRIAEVGARFTLDAIPGKQMSIDADLSAGMIDDKTAQLRRRELEEESSFFGSMDGASKFVRGDAIAGLIITAINIVGGIAIGYIRHGMGMGEAADVFIKLSVGDGLVTQIPALIVSLAAGLLVSKGGTRGSTNQAVFGQLGAHPRALYVAAALLVLLGLMPGLPLFPFFALAGGMAGLGYIIPMRHNRAVAEAEALKAQEKVSKAEEEKNSVKASLATAEIELLIGKQLSTRLLVSHQELVFRMAKMRKKFAQQYGFVVPEVRVADDFAIPPKSYQIKVHGTVVAEYSMRVGEIMVLLGSREVPEIPGEEIREPAFGMRAYSVMETFAEDLKRENYTFADNMSVLLTHLSEVIRNNLPQLLSYKDMKALLERQDQEYRKLADEICTTHISYPGLQAVLKLLLAERVSIRNLHLIIEAIAEIAPHVRRTEQIVEHVRIRMAQQICGDLSEGGVLKVLRLGNRWDLAFHQSLKRDAKGEVREFDIDPRQLEEFGQDATKAIKKFLEAGERFVLVTAPDARPYVRMIIERLFTTLPVLSHVEIAKGVEIKVLGTIS; translated from the coding sequence ATGGCGATCAGCGAAAGCATCCAGCCCGGCGCGGTGGCCAAGAACGGCCGCGACATCTTCTTCGCGCTCGGCATCGTCATCATCCTGGCCGTGCTGTTCCTGCCGATCCCGGCTTTCCTCATCGACATCGGCCTCGCCTTCTCGATCGCGCTTTCGGTGCTGATCCTGATGGTGGCGCTGTGGATCCAGCGGCCGCTCGATTTCTCCTCGTTCCCGACCGTGCTGCTCATCGCCACGATGCTCAGGCTATCGCTCAACATCGCCACCACGCGCATGATCCTGTCGCATGGCAATGAGGGCACGCATGCCGCCGGATACGTGATTGCCGGTTTCTCCAAGCTGGTGATGGCCAGCGACTTTGTCATCGGCCTCATCGTCTTCATGATCCTGATCGTGGTGAACTTCATCGTCATCACCAAGGGTGCCACCCGTATCGCCGAAGTCGGCGCCCGCTTCACCCTCGACGCCATCCCCGGCAAGCAGATGTCGATCGACGCCGATCTCTCGGCCGGCATGATCGACGACAAGACCGCGCAGTTGCGCCGCCGCGAACTGGAAGAAGAATCCTCCTTCTTCGGCTCGATGGACGGCGCCTCGAAATTCGTGCGCGGGGACGCCATCGCCGGCCTCATCATCACCGCCATCAACATCGTCGGCGGCATCGCCATCGGCTACATCAGGCACGGCATGGGCATGGGCGAGGCCGCCGATGTGTTCATCAAGCTGTCGGTCGGTGACGGCTTGGTCACCCAGATTCCGGCGTTGATCGTCTCGCTCGCCGCGGGCCTGCTGGTTTCCAAGGGCGGCACCCGTGGCTCGACCAACCAGGCCGTGTTCGGCCAACTTGGCGCCCATCCGCGCGCGCTTTACGTCGCGGCGGCGCTGCTGGTGCTGCTCGGCCTGATGCCCGGCCTGCCGCTGTTTCCATTCTTCGCGCTGGCCGGTGGCATGGCCGGCCTCGGCTACATCATTCCGATGCGCCACAACCGGGCGGTCGCCGAGGCCGAGGCGCTGAAGGCCCAGGAGAAAGTGTCCAAGGCCGAGGAAGAGAAGAACTCGGTCAAGGCTTCGCTCGCAACCGCCGAGATCGAACTGCTGATCGGCAAGCAGCTGTCGACCCGGCTCCTGGTCTCGCATCAGGAACTGGTCTTCCGCATGGCCAAGATGCGCAAGAAATTCGCCCAGCAATACGGTTTCGTCGTGCCGGAAGTGCGCGTTGCCGACGACTTCGCCATCCCGCCGAAGAGCTACCAGATCAAGGTGCACGGCACGGTGGTGGCCGAATATTCGATGCGCGTCGGTGAGATCATGGTGCTGCTCGGCAGCCGCGAAGTGCCCGAAATACCCGGCGAAGAAATCCGCGAGCCCGCCTTCGGGATGCGCGCCTATTCCGTCATGGAAACCTTCGCCGAGGATTTGAAGCGCGAGAACTACACCTTCGCCGACAACATGTCGGTGCTGCTCACGCATCTTTCCGAAGTCATCCGCAACAACCTGCCGCAGCTCCTGTCCTACAAGGACATGAAGGCCCTCCTCGAACGCCAGGACCAGGAGTATCGCAAGCTCGCCGATGAGATCTGCACCACGCACATCTCCTATCCCGGCCTGCAGGCGGTGCTGAAGCTGCTGCTCGCCGAGCGCGTCTCGATCCGCAACCTGCACCTGATCATCGAGGCCATCGCCGAGATCGCGCCGCATGTGCGCCGCACAGAGCAGATCGTCGAGCATGTCCGCATCCGCATGGCGCAGCAGATCTGCGGCGATCTCTCCGAAGGCGGCGTGCTCAAGGTGCTGCGCCTCGGCAACCGCTGGGACCTTGCCTTCCACCAGAGCCTCAAGCGCGACGCCAAGGGCGAGGTGCGCGAATTCGACATCGATCCGCGCCAGCTGGAGGAATTCGGCCAGGACGCCACCAAGGCGATCAAGAAATTCCTCGAGGCCGGCGAGCGCTTCGTCCTCGTCACCGCGCCCGACGCCCGCCCCTATGTGCGCATGATCATCGAGCGCCTGTTCACCACGCTGCCGGTGCTCTCCCATGTCGAAATCGCCAAGGGCGTCGAGATCAAGGTGCTCGGGACCATATCGTGA
- a CDS encoding putative quinol monooxygenase, whose translation MLLIIGTIRLPPNRFEEARSAMERMISGSRAEAGCLEYSYARDVLDAGLIRVTEVWRDKAALDAHFRSTHIAEWRSSWPALGIGERNLVRYEAGEPMPS comes from the coding sequence ATGCTGCTGATCATCGGCACGATCCGCCTGCCGCCCAACAGGTTCGAGGAGGCAAGGTCCGCGATGGAGCGCATGATCTCGGGCAGCCGTGCCGAGGCTGGCTGCCTCGAATACTCTTATGCGCGGGATGTGCTCGACGCGGGGCTGATCCGGGTGACCGAGGTGTGGCGCGACAAGGCGGCACTCGATGCGCATTTCCGTTCGACGCACATCGCCGAGTGGCGCTCGAGCTGGCCGGCGCTTGGCATAGGCGAGCGCAACCTCGTGCGCTATGAGGCGGGTGAGCCGATGCCAAGCTGA
- a CDS encoding MarR family winged helix-turn-helix transcriptional regulator: MRKADPTVPAPGEGKRGEEGYLGYLLRQAAGAHRLRVDRALADLGVTQPQFATLTMLGAYPGLSNADLARLALLTPQTLSVIVANLERAGSLVRRPHAVHGRIQHIELSDSGQALLRECRERVHAIERELTKGLSSEEERAVRRWLVGVATADTAGP; this comes from the coding sequence ATGCGCAAGGCAGATCCGACGGTTCCGGCTCCGGGCGAAGGCAAACGCGGCGAGGAAGGCTATCTCGGCTATCTCCTGCGGCAGGCCGCTGGCGCGCATCGGCTGAGGGTCGACAGGGCGCTGGCCGATCTCGGCGTGACGCAGCCGCAATTTGCCACGCTGACCATGCTTGGCGCCTATCCCGGCCTCTCCAACGCCGATCTGGCCCGGTTGGCGCTGCTCACCCCGCAAACGCTCAGCGTCATCGTCGCCAATCTCGAACGGGCCGGTTCGCTGGTGCGCAGGCCGCATGCCGTCCATGGCCGTATCCAGCATATCGAGCTCAGCGACAGCGGACAGGCGTTGCTGCGGGAATGCCGCGAGCGGGTGCATGCGATCGAGCGCGAACTGACAAAGGGCCTGTCGTCCGAGGAAGAAAGGGCCGTCAGGCGCTGGCTGGTCGGCGTCGCCACGGCCGACACGGCCGGGCCCTGA
- a CDS encoding NAD-dependent epimerase/dehydratase family protein yields the protein MGHRIFLAGAAGAIGQRLIPQLLAAGHHVTGTTRSTDKAATLRALGVEPVIVDVFDAEALSRGMLAARPDIVVHQLTDLPPGLDPSRMGEAVVRNARIRDEGTRNLVAAAIASGARRMVAQSIAWAYAPGPEPHGEADPLDGGASGNRGISVGGVIALEGAVLNAPFAGVVLRYGQLYGPGTGTDTPAGASPVHVDAAAHAALLALEKGAPGAFNVAEPNQAVSTQKAVEELGWRADFRLPA from the coding sequence ATGGGGCATAGAATTTTCCTTGCCGGCGCCGCGGGCGCCATCGGACAGCGGCTGATCCCACAGCTTCTGGCCGCCGGCCATCATGTGACGGGTACCACGCGCAGTACTGACAAGGCCGCGACATTGCGTGCCCTCGGCGTCGAACCGGTGATCGTGGATGTCTTCGATGCCGAGGCCCTGTCGCGTGGCATGCTTGCCGCACGGCCGGACATCGTCGTCCATCAGCTGACCGACCTGCCGCCGGGGCTGGATCCGAGCCGGATGGGCGAGGCAGTTGTTCGCAATGCCCGCATCCGCGACGAGGGTACCCGCAATCTGGTCGCGGCGGCCATCGCTTCCGGCGCTCGGCGCATGGTCGCCCAAAGCATCGCCTGGGCCTATGCGCCGGGACCGGAGCCGCATGGTGAAGCCGACCCGCTGGACGGCGGGGCGAGCGGCAACCGCGGCATCAGCGTCGGTGGCGTCATCGCCTTGGAAGGGGCTGTTCTCAATGCACCATTCGCCGGTGTCGTCCTGCGATATGGCCAGCTCTATGGACCGGGAACGGGAACCGATACGCCTGCCGGCGCGTCGCCGGTGCATGTCGATGCTGCTGCCCATGCGGCGCTGCTCGCACTCGAAAAGGGTGCGCCCGGCGCCTTCAACGTGGCGGAACCCAACCAGGCTGTCTCAACGCAAAAGGCGGTCGAGGAACTGGGTTGGCGTGCCGATTTCCGTCTGCCTGCGTGA
- a CDS encoding cupin domain-containing protein: MIGNQARLRAGQSVVAVSAVGVLFALAAKWAGPGFTGVVSKGMEMHTQMANADMDSAAGARPKTVVTPVSCEKLPDVPGKSITTVIVAFPPNGFTPRHRHPGSVSAFVLKGTLRSQLEGAPAGTYTQGQTWFEPSGAVHLFAENASTTEPAELLATFVADDDCGPLTIPD; encoded by the coding sequence ATGATCGGCAATCAAGCTCGTCTGCGCGCCGGCCAATCTGTTGTCGCGGTCAGCGCCGTCGGGGTTCTGTTCGCGCTCGCGGCAAAGTGGGCCGGTCCGGGTTTCACGGGCGTCGTGTCGAAAGGCATGGAAATGCACACGCAAATGGCAAATGCCGATATGGACAGCGCTGCCGGGGCGCGGCCGAAGACGGTCGTCACGCCGGTCTCCTGCGAAAAACTGCCTGACGTGCCGGGCAAGTCTATCACCACGGTGATCGTGGCATTTCCACCAAACGGTTTTACGCCTCGTCACCGGCATCCGGGCTCGGTCAGCGCCTTCGTCCTCAAGGGCACGCTGCGCTCGCAGCTCGAAGGTGCGCCGGCCGGTACCTACACCCAAGGACAGACATGGTTCGAGCCGTCTGGCGCGGTCCATCTGTTCGCCGAGAATGCCAGCACCACCGAGCCCGCCGAACTCCTGGCGACCTTCGTCGCCGACGACGATTGCGGACCGCTGACCATACCGGACTGA
- a CDS encoding chloride channel protein has product MLSRNEPQVYARRLRAVLLRSIPLLEARGIAVVILAGVIGVMAGILVTAMSQIVQDLHGLLFGVQPGGRLSGMFSLANPMQALIPAIGGILLGLSVIWLRKRKFRTPVDPIEANALYGGRMSLTDTFIIAGQTMISSGFGASVGLEAGYTQVGSGLASRLARIFRLRRNDVRVLVGCGAAGAIAAAFDAPLTGAFYGFELVIGIYSVANVAPVMTAAICASLTAEMFGGVPFPLELSGLPQLTASQYVPFLLLGLLGGAASIAIMQLVTLIERAFNRLSVDTSLRPVIGGVIVGLLGLITPQVLSSGHGALHREFAMNYGLAVVASVFVLKLAASAISLGSGFRGGLFFASLFLGALLGKAFAGVMALVSPATGIDPSVAAVVGMTSLAVGVVGGPLTMTFLALESTRDLTLTGVVLAASIMAAILVRETFGYSFSTWRFHLRGETIRSAHDVGWMRSLTVGSMMRKDIKTIDASTTLAAFRKQIPLGSAQRVIAVDPGDQYVGVLIVAELHSDPAGGDVPVRDLAQYKDAVLVPSMNVQAAAETFQRAGAEELAVVEDFTDHIVLGLLTEGHLMRRYAEELEKARRDLSGEG; this is encoded by the coding sequence GTGCTTTCCAGAAACGAACCGCAAGTCTACGCCCGCCGGCTGCGCGCGGTGCTTCTGAGATCAATTCCGCTGCTCGAGGCACGCGGCATCGCCGTGGTCATCCTGGCTGGCGTTATCGGCGTGATGGCGGGCATACTGGTTACGGCGATGAGCCAGATCGTGCAGGATCTGCACGGGCTGCTGTTCGGTGTTCAGCCCGGCGGCCGGCTTTCCGGCATGTTCTCGCTCGCCAATCCAATGCAGGCGCTGATCCCGGCGATCGGCGGCATTCTGCTCGGGCTAAGCGTGATCTGGCTGAGAAAGCGCAAATTCCGCACGCCCGTCGATCCGATCGAGGCCAACGCGCTCTACGGCGGGCGCATGTCGCTGACCGACACGTTCATCATCGCCGGCCAGACCATGATCTCCAGCGGCTTCGGCGCGTCGGTCGGATTGGAAGCCGGCTACACGCAGGTCGGGTCCGGCCTGGCATCGCGGCTGGCGCGCATCTTCAGGCTGCGCCGCAACGATGTCCGTGTCCTCGTCGGCTGCGGCGCGGCCGGCGCCATCGCCGCCGCCTTCGATGCGCCGCTGACCGGTGCCTTCTATGGCTTCGAGCTGGTCATCGGCATCTACTCGGTCGCCAATGTCGCGCCGGTCATGACGGCCGCGATCTGCGCTTCGCTGACGGCGGAAATGTTCGGCGGCGTGCCCTTTCCGCTCGAGCTTTCGGGACTGCCGCAACTCACCGCCAGCCAGTACGTGCCGTTCCTGCTGCTCGGCCTGCTCGGCGGCGCCGCTTCCATCGCCATCATGCAGCTGGTGACGCTGATCGAACGTGCTTTCAACAGGCTGTCGGTCGATACCTCGCTGCGCCCCGTCATCGGCGGCGTCATCGTCGGCCTCTTGGGGCTGATCACGCCGCAGGTTCTGTCCAGCGGCCACGGCGCGCTGCATCGCGAGTTCGCCATGAACTATGGTTTGGCCGTGGTGGCCAGCGTCTTCGTGCTGAAATTGGCGGCGTCGGCGATCTCACTTGGGTCGGGCTTTCGCGGCGGCCTGTTCTTTGCGTCGCTGTTCCTCGGTGCGCTGCTCGGCAAGGCATTCGCCGGCGTGATGGCGCTGGTTTCGCCGGCAACCGGTATCGACCCCTCGGTCGCCGCCGTCGTCGGCATGACCTCGCTTGCCGTCGGTGTCGTCGGCGGTCCACTGACGATGACCTTCCTGGCGCTGGAATCGACCCGCGACCTGACACTGACAGGCGTCGTGCTGGCGGCCTCGATCATGGCGGCGATCCTGGTGCGCGAGACATTCGGCTATTCGTTCTCGACGTGGCGCTTCCACCTGCGTGGCGAAACGATCCGCAGCGCTCACGATGTCGGCTGGATGCGCAGCCTTACCGTCGGCTCGATGATGCGCAAGGACATCAAGACCATCGATGCCTCGACGACACTGGCCGCCTTCCGCAAGCAAATCCCGCTCGGCTCCGCCCAGCGCGTCATCGCCGTCGACCCGGGCGATCAGTATGTCGGCGTGCTGATCGTGGCCGAACTGCACAGCGATCCCGCCGGCGGCGACGTGCCGGTACGCGATCTTGCCCAGTACAAGGATGCGGTTCTGGTGCCCAGCATGAACGTGCAGGCCGCGGCCGAGACGTTCCAGCGTGCTGGCGCCGAGGAACTGGCCGTCGTCGAGGATTTCACCGACCACATCGTGCTTGGGCTGCTGACCGAGGGGCATCTGATGCGGCGCTATGCCGAGGAGCTCGAGAAAGCGCGTCGGGACCTGTCCGGCGAGGGGTAG
- a CDS encoding helix-turn-helix domain-containing protein: MRKASGAASVKTGDAPAATRAHEVLGMRLKSLRLARRLSLRELAEATGTSASFISQLERGLTGASTASLNQMASVLGVSVAMLFEESAAQNHGVLRRSERPSLPPSDGCRKMLLSRPPLSDMEVYVGEFDIGGSTGPDRYTHGDAHEMLVVLRGIVEVSLGEARHVLEEGDSIEYTTSTPHRSENIGSGRAEVMWIIAPPTSARAELEQYTAWKPLAAR; the protein is encoded by the coding sequence ATGCGCAAGGCCTCTGGCGCGGCTTCGGTAAAGACGGGCGATGCGCCCGCAGCGACCCGTGCACATGAGGTGCTGGGCATGCGCCTCAAGAGCCTTCGCCTCGCCCGCAGGCTGTCATTGCGGGAACTTGCGGAGGCGACTGGAACCAGCGCCAGTTTCATCAGCCAGCTTGAACGCGGCCTGACCGGGGCCAGCACCGCATCGCTCAACCAGATGGCTTCGGTGCTTGGCGTCAGCGTCGCCATGTTGTTCGAGGAAAGCGCGGCGCAAAACCATGGCGTTCTGAGACGAAGCGAGCGGCCGAGCCTGCCGCCCAGCGACGGCTGCCGCAAGATGCTGTTGTCGCGCCCGCCGCTGAGCGACATGGAAGTCTATGTCGGGGAATTCGACATTGGCGGCTCGACCGGGCCCGATCGTTACACTCATGGCGACGCGCACGAGATGCTCGTCGTGCTGCGTGGGATCGTCGAGGTCTCGCTGGGCGAGGCGCGCCACGTGCTCGAGGAGGGCGACAGCATCGAATACACGACGTCGACACCGCATCGCTCAGAGAACATCGGCAGTGGCCGAGCCGAAGTGATGTGGATCATCGCGCCGCCAACCTCGGCGCGCGCCGAACTCGAACAATACACGGCCTGGAAACCGCTCGCGGCCAGGTAG
- a CDS encoding extracellular solute-binding protein: protein MFKSRFAGLGAILALGVVAGAAFAQDKPVAGEVKEGSLKGKTLTLVSYGGIYQDGQAAALKEFVDKSGVKLLNDGPTEIAKLQAQVESGNVTWDVVDTDDLPPYVYCGKLFQKLDLTKLDVSKIPEGQVGECSVPAMNYGVVLMYNTEKYKDNPPKSWADFFDTAKFPGVRGIDGSGSPTGGLLEQAFKVAGGDPKAMTVADIDKAIDVVRKLGPDTIFWKTGAESQQLAESGEADMLMMWTGRAMTAVKNGAKYAPAWQDWLVVMDQMTIPVGVKDTDASYALLNAYLGKHAQEVLAEQTSYTPINSDAQPKVDASVAAFLTNTPDRQKQGYKQNFKFWVPNFAVAQEKWSALMAGN from the coding sequence ATGTTTAAATCGAGATTTGCAGGCCTTGGCGCCATTCTGGCGCTTGGCGTTGTGGCCGGCGCGGCCTTTGCGCAAGACAAGCCGGTGGCGGGCGAGGTGAAGGAAGGCTCGCTCAAGGGCAAGACCCTGACGCTCGTTTCCTATGGCGGCATCTACCAGGACGGCCAGGCGGCGGCGCTGAAGGAATTCGTCGACAAGTCCGGTGTCAAGCTGCTCAATGACGGCCCGACCGAGATCGCAAAGTTGCAGGCGCAGGTCGAGTCCGGCAATGTCACCTGGGACGTTGTCGATACCGACGACCTGCCGCCTTACGTCTATTGCGGCAAGCTGTTCCAGAAGCTGGATCTGACGAAGCTCGACGTCTCGAAAATCCCGGAAGGTCAGGTCGGCGAATGCTCGGTGCCGGCGATGAACTACGGCGTCGTGCTGATGTACAACACCGAGAAGTACAAGGACAATCCACCCAAGAGCTGGGCCGACTTCTTCGACACGGCAAAGTTCCCGGGCGTGCGCGGAATTGACGGCTCCGGCAGCCCGACCGGCGGCTTGCTCGAACAGGCGTTCAAGGTCGCCGGCGGCGATCCGAAGGCGATGACGGTGGCCGATATCGACAAGGCCATCGACGTGGTCCGCAAACTCGGCCCCGACACGATTTTCTGGAAGACGGGTGCCGAATCGCAGCAACTCGCCGAATCCGGCGAAGCCGATATGCTGATGATGTGGACTGGCCGCGCCATGACCGCGGTCAAGAACGGCGCCAAATATGCGCCCGCCTGGCAGGATTGGCTGGTGGTGATGGACCAGATGACGATCCCGGTCGGCGTCAAGGACACGGACGCGTCCTACGCGCTGCTCAATGCCTATCTCGGCAAGCATGCCCAGGAGGTCCTGGCGGAGCAGACGTCCTATACGCCGATCAACAGCGACGCGCAGCCCAAGGTCGACGCTTCCGTCGCCGCCTTCCTGACCAATACTCCGGACCGCCAGAAGCAGGGCTACAAGCAGAACTTCAAGTTCTGGGTTCCCAACTTCGCGGTGGCGCAGGAGAAGTGGTCGGCGCTGATGGCCGGCAACTGA
- a CDS encoding ABC transporter permease, which translates to MSAYEPATPSAPKRAGWAWRPFALTLPALLLLAAVIGYPLLTIVLRSLSEPQWGAQNYVWFFGAPINLTVLQRTFTISAWVTIVCVICAYPYAYLMTAVGPRVRLVLVLCVLIPFWVSGVVRTLSWVILLQDSGVINSLLRAAGFDGIRLIRTQTGVVIGMAQVLLPFMILPLYSVMKGIDLRLMRAAQSLGARPSRAFFTVYLPLSLPGVYAGAIIVFILALGFYITPALLGGPRSTMLSTLVQTQVLSLLQWGRGGAMGVVLLVTTFVLLALATPVMRSRYREAGRS; encoded by the coding sequence GTGAGCGCGTACGAACCGGCGACGCCATCCGCCCCGAAACGGGCCGGATGGGCATGGCGGCCGTTCGCGCTCACGCTGCCGGCGCTGTTGTTGCTTGCCGCGGTGATAGGCTATCCGCTGCTCACCATCGTGCTGCGCAGCCTGTCGGAACCGCAATGGGGCGCGCAGAACTACGTCTGGTTCTTCGGCGCGCCCATCAATCTCACGGTGCTACAGCGCACTTTCACCATCTCGGCCTGGGTGACGATCGTCTGCGTGATCTGCGCTTATCCTTACGCCTACCTGATGACCGCCGTCGGGCCGCGCGTGCGGCTCGTCCTGGTGCTCTGCGTGCTCATCCCGTTCTGGGTAAGCGGCGTCGTGCGCACGCTCTCCTGGGTGATCCTTTTGCAGGATTCAGGCGTCATCAATTCGCTGCTGCGCGCGGCCGGTTTTGACGGCATCCGGCTGATCCGTACCCAGACCGGCGTGGTGATCGGCATGGCGCAAGTGCTTCTGCCCTTCATGATCCTGCCGCTCTACTCGGTGATGAAGGGCATCGACCTCAGGCTGATGCGGGCTGCGCAAAGCCTGGGTGCGCGACCTTCGCGTGCGTTCTTTACCGTCTACCTGCCGCTGTCGCTGCCCGGCGTCTATGCTGGCGCGATCATTGTCTTCATCCTGGCACTCGGCTTCTACATCACGCCGGCGCTGCTCGGCGGGCCGCGCTCGACCATGCTGTCGACGCTGGTGCAGACCCAGGTGCTCAGCTTGCTGCAATGGGGCCGCGGTGGCGCCATGGGCGTGGTGCTGCTGGTCACCACGTTCGTGCTTCTGGCGCTCGCGACACCCGTGATGCGCTCGCGATACCGGGAAGCAGGACGGAGCTGA